A single genomic interval of candidate division KSB1 bacterium harbors:
- the asnB gene encoding asparagine synthase (glutamine-hydrolyzing) → MCGIAGIIRKDNGPVDRALISQITELVRHRGPDAEGYFFEENLALGHRRLAILDLTPAGNQPMHYLDRYVIVFNGEVYNYLELKEELAAAGYRFHTRTDVEVVLAAFDHWGEQCVHHFNGMWAFALYDRKRHMLFCSRDRFGVKPFYYTLTDQLFAFASEIKQLLPLLSSRSANVPRIVDYLVLGLEEYDEYTCFVGIQKLLPGHNLRYDLGSHAFQVERYYSLRIDPSLATMSDHEARSLFRAELERAVTIRLRSDVQVGTCLSGGLDSSTVATLASKSYRAQTGRRFAAITAKASDPSVDETPYAERVAGAADLDWHVIAPQRTDFVQHLEEVVAAQEEPFGSPSIFLQYFVMRTARELNCPVLLDGQGGDECLLGYERYFPAYLRSLPLWSAVREFFNCARHSRLSAWRLLLFMFYFPRAGVRLNRLKARHAYLRPELLELINRELAERVAASFADIVELQRIELTQTQLPHLLRYEDRNSMHFAVETRLPFLDYRLVETALGLNNRLKIRDGWTKYVVRSLDLLPPEVAWRREKVAFEAPLANWMRPREPFLEEIMKSPLLQQMLTPTALRSSLANLDDRTLWKLFNVALWARLFQVAL, encoded by the coding sequence GTGTGTGGCATTGCCGGCATCATTCGCAAAGACAACGGCCCTGTGGACCGTGCCCTCATCAGCCAGATCACTGAGCTGGTAAGGCACCGCGGACCCGACGCAGAAGGCTACTTTTTTGAGGAAAACCTGGCCCTGGGGCATCGCCGCCTAGCCATCCTGGACCTGACGCCCGCCGGAAACCAGCCCATGCACTACCTGGACCGCTACGTGATCGTCTTCAACGGCGAGGTGTACAACTACCTTGAGCTTAAGGAGGAGCTCGCTGCGGCCGGGTACCGATTCCACACCCGGACAGATGTAGAGGTGGTTTTGGCGGCCTTCGACCACTGGGGCGAACAGTGTGTGCACCATTTCAATGGCATGTGGGCCTTTGCCCTCTACGACCGCAAGCGGCACATGCTGTTCTGCAGTCGCGACCGCTTCGGCGTCAAGCCGTTCTACTACACGCTCACGGATCAGCTCTTTGCATTTGCCTCAGAGATCAAGCAGCTTTTGCCTCTCCTTTCTTCGCGTTCCGCCAACGTGCCGCGCATTGTGGACTACCTGGTGCTGGGTTTGGAGGAGTACGACGAATACACCTGCTTCGTCGGCATTCAGAAGCTGCTCCCAGGGCACAACCTGCGCTATGACCTGGGCAGCCACGCCTTCCAGGTGGAGCGTTACTACTCGCTGCGCATTGACCCCTCACTCGCAACTATGAGCGACCATGAGGCCAGGAGTCTTTTTCGCGCAGAGCTGGAGAGAGCCGTGACCATCCGCCTGCGCTCTGACGTCCAGGTGGGCACCTGCCTAAGCGGAGGCTTAGACAGCTCCACGGTCGCCACCCTCGCCTCCAAATCGTATCGGGCCCAGACAGGGCGGCGCTTTGCCGCCATCACCGCCAAGGCCAGCGACCCCTCTGTGGACGAGACCCCTTACGCCGAGCGGGTAGCCGGTGCCGCAGACCTGGACTGGCACGTGATCGCCCCCCAGCGCACCGACTTTGTCCAGCACTTGGAGGAGGTTGTGGCAGCGCAGGAGGAGCCGTTCGGCAGCCCGTCGATCTTTCTCCAGTACTTTGTCATGCGCACGGCGCGCGAGCTGAATTGCCCGGTCCTCTTGGACGGCCAGGGCGGCGACGAGTGCCTGCTCGGGTACGAGCGCTACTTCCCGGCTTACCTGCGCTCCTTGCCTCTCTGGTCTGCTGTTCGGGAGTTTTTCAACTGCGCGCGCCACTCTCGTCTTTCTGCCTGGCGGCTGCTGCTTTTCATGTTCTACTTCCCGCGCGCGGGGGTGCGACTGAACCGCCTCAAGGCCCGCCACGCCTACTTGAGGCCAGAATTGCTCGAACTCATCAACCGCGAGCTGGCCGAGCGCGTGGCAGCGAGCTTTGCTGACATCGTCGAGCTGCAGCGCATCGAACTCACGCAGACCCAGCTACCACACTTGCTTCGCTACGAGGACCGCAACTCCATGCACTTTGCCGTCGAGACGCGCCTGCCTTTCCTGGACTACCGGCTAGTGGAGACGGCTCTCGGGCTCAACAATCGGCTCAAGATTCGCGACGGTTGGACCAAGTACGTGGTTCGCTCGTTGGACCTGCTGCCGCCTGAGGTGGCCTGGCGGCGCGAGAAGGTGGCGTTCGAGGCACCTCTGGCCAACTGGATGAGGCCCCGCGAGCCGTTCCTCGAGGAGATCATGAAGAGCCCCCTGCTGCAGCAGATGCTCACGCCAACTGCGCTCCGATCATCGCTCGCAAACTTGGACGATAGAACCCTGTGGAAGCTCTTCAATGTGGCCCTGTGGGCGCGTCTGTTCCAGGTGGCGCTGTGA
- a CDS encoding GWxTD domain-containing protein, whose product MAHRTKLLTIGALALLSFVLMPLPIGAKAVGFAPDSVRMPFQFTVDFARFRAPQEHTFLETYISLPRSALTYVPTEDGRLRGEFLVDALLLAGADTVARRMWRNVNHADSVAETQGAYSLFTVGQFNVPKHDYRMDLQVVDMASGDTARALFDIKAIAFPDSGLCLSDLQLAAQISRDTTRGQFTKGNYLVLPNPPGIYGTALPILYFYAEVYNLTYGHPGDSAFYRVNYLVLNGDGQRAKTFPSSRKAKPGTSAVEVGGLNIITLSSGTYYFVLEVEDPTTGERASVMKKFFVYREGETFAAQEQKAPTGKGSPGLDADRYNVMSERELDHEFEVTRYINTAEDRATWKTLNLAGKRNFLRDFWARMDQTPGTPENEFKQDYLARVAEANAVFKGFREGWKTDRGRILLQYGRPDEIERFPFSAENKAYHIWHYYSVQGGVIFVFVDKREMGDFELVHSTARGELFDADWQRWIDPNR is encoded by the coding sequence ATGGCACACCGAACCAAGTTGCTGACGATAGGGGCACTTGCTCTCCTTTCCTTCGTTTTGATGCCCCTGCCCATTGGGGCAAAGGCGGTCGGTTTTGCACCGGACTCCGTACGGATGCCTTTCCAGTTCACGGTCGACTTTGCGCGATTCCGCGCTCCCCAGGAACACACGTTCCTGGAAACCTACATCTCCCTCCCCCGTAGCGCGCTGACCTATGTGCCCACCGAGGATGGCCGCCTACGGGGTGAGTTTCTGGTCGATGCCCTCCTCCTTGCCGGCGCGGACACCGTGGCACGTCGAATGTGGCGAAACGTCAACCATGCCGATAGCGTGGCCGAGACGCAAGGGGCTTATAGCCTTTTCACGGTAGGACAGTTTAATGTGCCAAAGCACGACTATCGCATGGACCTCCAGGTGGTAGACATGGCCTCGGGTGACACGGCTCGGGCGCTCTTTGACATCAAGGCGATTGCCTTCCCGGACAGCGGCCTCTGCCTCAGCGATCTGCAACTCGCTGCGCAGATTTCCCGCGACACGACTCGCGGCCAGTTCACCAAGGGCAACTATCTTGTCCTGCCCAACCCTCCTGGCATATACGGGACTGCACTGCCTATCCTCTACTTTTACGCCGAGGTTTATAATCTGACCTACGGACACCCAGGCGACTCGGCGTTCTATCGCGTCAACTACCTCGTTCTCAACGGCGACGGCCAGCGTGCCAAGACTTTCCCCAGTAGCAGGAAGGCAAAACCCGGAACCTCGGCAGTGGAGGTGGGAGGGCTGAACATCATCACTCTGTCCTCTGGCACGTACTATTTCGTGCTGGAGGTAGAGGACCCGACCACGGGCGAACGGGCCTCCGTGATGAAGAAGTTCTTTGTCTACCGCGAAGGCGAGACCTTTGCCGCCCAGGAGCAGAAGGCACCCACAGGGAAAGGCTCACCCGGGCTCGACGCTGACCGCTACAACGTGATGAGCGAAAGAGAGCTTGACCACGAATTTGAAGTCACCCGCTACATCAACACGGCGGAGGACCGCGCCACCTGGAAGACGCTCAACTTGGCCGGCAAACGCAACTTCTTGCGCGACTTTTGGGCGCGCATGGATCAGACGCCGGGAACCCCGGAGAATGAATTCAAGCAAGATTACCTGGCCCGCGTGGCAGAGGCAAATGCCGTGTTCAAGGGCTTCCGCGAGGGGTGGAAGACCGACCGCGGGCGCATCTTGTTGCAGTACGGTCGCCCGGACGAAATCGAACGCTTCCCATTCAGCGCCGAGAACAAGGCCTATCACATTTGGCACTACTACTCCGTGCAGGGCGGCGTGATCTTTGTCTTTGTGGACAAGCGTGAGATGGGGGACTTTGAACTGGTGCACTCTACCGCCCGCGGCGAGCTCTTTGACGCCGACTGGCAGCGCTGGATCGATCCGAACCGTTAG